A single window of Buchnera aphidicola (Aphis nasturtii) DNA harbors:
- the minE gene encoding cell division topological specificity factor MinE, translating into MALLDFFLSRNRNTAHVAKERLQIIVAERRKFQNEPDYFPQLKREILSVICKYVNIDPNMVTIQLEQKNKDISILELNVVLPD; encoded by the coding sequence ATGGCTTTATTAGATTTTTTTTTATCCCGGAACAGAAATACTGCTCATGTAGCTAAAGAAAGATTACAAATTATTGTTGCAGAACGAAGAAAATTTCAAAATGAACCAGATTATTTTCCACAATTAAAACGTGAAATCCTTTCTGTAATTTGTAAATATGTAAACATAGATCCTAATATGGTAACAATACAGTTAGAACAAAAAAATAAAGATATTTCGATATTAGAGTTGAATGTTGTTTTGCCAGATTAA